One Salarias fasciatus chromosome 9, fSalaFa1.1, whole genome shotgun sequence DNA segment encodes these proteins:
- the dselb gene encoding dermatan-sulfate epimerase-like protein: MYPHFRGNMAGRWVVYSVCLLPLLAVGTAFSGVFNSSDRDIFTDDLLQVKLSQDRAAEQWKLHSKDSHPNLYFSQVDVLHLRQRSSTTHSHIFKVIRAAVLTMLSNAPLHLPPVKHEEFTSKWNEIYGNNLPPLALYCLLCPEDSAALQFLIKFMDRMAEYPDWKVTSAPNDEVPAAHSLTGFATAYDFIYSFLDEQRKDVYLQKIRTETEELYEFSKYRAWGKQYLHNHQTTNILAILIGAIVVGSHDDPESMIWKQVAVNYMEKTMFLLNHVVDGSLDEGVAYGSYTAKSITQYVFIAQRHFDIDNTQNNWLREHFWFYYATLLPGFQRSVGIADSNYNWFYGPESQLVFLDTFVMKNGTGNWLAQQIRKHRPKDGPMGQSFSQRWATLHTEFIWYNSHLLPQPPHHFGKARTHIFSNWGVVTYGAGLPNGQGNTFVSFKSGRLGGRAVYDIVHEKPYSWLDGWNSFNPGHEHPDQNSFTFAPNGQVFVSEALYGPKYSYLNNVLVFSPSPTSQCNSPWEGQLGECAKWLRWIDEGVGNTRGEVIVASSHRDTMFVSGEAASAYSPAMRLKSVFRALVLLNSQTLLVLDHVEKWADSPVKSLSAFFHNLDIDFKYVPFRFMDRYNGAMMDVWDAHYKMFWFDSKGHSPDTKIQEAEQAAEFKKRWTQYVNVTFHMTGTVSRVAYVLHGPYVKVSDCRFIDNNIDGVRLSLTINNTEKIVSIATNYKDIGARRNYLGFGGHCKVDDRYQTTRYGLGTQLIPKQNNSDNQLFDFGFTVSVVVGVVLCVAIGFLTMQRKFYGCFSRLMRCTLLFVLLLWVAELLFVSNSCDQLLCGVKWKGQGAKSEVNKQIRLYEQHRLPLPTVVITTLPGSGSEILKHLFYNSSDFVYIRVPTEHVDIPETEFEFDSLVDACEWSRSDAMHGRFKIIQGWLQSLVHNTKLHLQNIQLVEGSRVKQPQRTGTIRDRKKRSRTRESASELKGKLRASLDKDAEYVRELRRHVEDYPNARVVLNMRSGSWSLKLPFIQEVIGPSLRTIYLVRDPRAWVYLMLYNSKPSLYSLKNIPQHLFLIFKDDAVRDGCPAVAPEFKAIQKMLSRSETNPVLILAHLWLAHTAAVLRVSESLPEEAFLQVRFEDVVNSPQETAETIHTFLGVPVSPSALNQLVFTTSTNLYNLMYEGDISPANIKIWRQKLPQKDIRLIEDVCEPVMKRLGYTRFVS; this comes from the coding sequence ATGTATCCTCACTTCCGTGGAAACATGGCAGGTCGCTGGGTTGTGTACTCAGTTtgcctgctgccgctgctcgcGGTGGGGACAGCTTTCTCGGGGGTCTTCAACAGCTCAGACAGAGACATTTTTACAGATGACTTGCTGCAGGTCAAGCTTTCACAAGACAGAGCGGCCGAGCAGTGGAAACTCCACTCCAAGGATTCCCATCCCAACCTATACTTTAGCCAAGTGGATGTGTTGCACTTGAGGCAAAGGTCCTCCACCACCCACAGTCACATATTTAAAGTTATTCGGGCGGCTGTGCTCACCATGTTATCTAATGCCCCCCTTCACCTGCCCCCTGTGAAACATGAGGAGTTTACAAGCAAGTGGAATGAGATTTATGGGAACAACCTGCCTCCTCTGGCTCTCTACTGCCTGTTGTGCCCAGAGGATTCTGCTGCCCTGCAGTTTCTTATCAAGTTTATGGATAGAATGGCCGAATACCCAGACTGGAAGGTGACCAGCGCACCGAACGACGAGGTACCTGCGGCACATTCTCTCACTGGATTTGCTACTGCTTATGACTTTATTTACTCCTTCTTGGATGAGCAGAGAAAGGATGTTTACCTCCAGAAAATCCGCACTGAGACAGAGGAGCTGTATGAGTTTTCAAAGTACAGAGCGTGGGGGAAACAGTATCTCCACAATCATCAGACCACCAACATATTAGCCATCCTCATTGGTGCGATCGTGGTGGGATCCCATGATGACCCCGAGTCCATGATCTGGAAACAAGTGGCAGTGAACTATATGGAGAAAACCATGTTTCTCCTGAATCACGTTGTGGATGGTTCTCTCGACGAGGGAGTAGCTTATGGAAGCTACACAGCCAAGTCCATCACGCAGTATGTATTCATAGCTCAGCGTCATTTTGACATTGACAACACTCAAAACAACTGGCTGCGGGAACACTTCTGGTTTTATTATGCCACCTTGCTGCCAGGCTTTCAGAGAAGCGTTGGCATCGCAGACTCCAACTACAACTGGTTTTATGGGCCGGAGAGCCAGCTGGTTTTCCTCGACACATTTGTCATGAAGAACGGGACGGGCAACTGGCTGGCTCAACAGATCAGAAAACACCGGCCCAAGGACGGCCCGATGGGGCAGTCGTTCTCCCAGCGCTGGGCAACGCTTCACACAGAATTCATCTGGTACAACTCCCACCTCCTGCCGCAGCCTCCCCACCACTTTGGGAAAGCAAGGACGCATATTTTTTCAAACTGGGGCGTAGTTACCTACGGGGCTGGGCTTCCTAACGGCCAGGGTAATACTTTTGTTTCCTTTAAGTCAGGTAGGCTGGGTGGGCGTGCGGTCTATGATATTGTCCATGAAAAGCCTTACTCCTGGTTGGATGGCTGGAACAGCTTTAATCCGGGTCATGAGCATCCGGACCAGAACTCTTTTACTTTTGCTCCCAATGGGCAGGTGTTTGTGTCTGAAGCACTTTACGGGCCAAAGTACAGCTATCTCAACAATGTTTTGGTGTTCAGTCCGTCTCCGACCAGTCAGTGTAACAGTCCATGGGAGGGTCAGTTAGGGGAGTGTGCGAAGTGGCTGCGCTGGATTGATGAGGGGGTGGGTAATACTAGAGGTGAGGTGATCGTCGCCTCCTCACACAGAGACACCATGTTTGTGAGCGGGGAAGCAGCGTCAGCCTATTCCCCGGCCATGAGGCTGAAGAGTGTGTTCAGAGCCTTGGTTCTGCTCAACTCTCAGACCCTGCTGGTGCTCGACCATGTGGAGAAGTGGGCTGATTCACCCGTGAAGTCGCTCAGCGCTTTTTTCCACAATCTCGACATTGACTTTAAATACGTCCCTTTCAGATTCATGGACAGATACAACGGTGCGATGATGGATGTGTGGGATGCTCATTATAAAATGTTCTGGTTTGACAGCAAGGGTCACAGCCCTGATACGAAGATACAGGAGGCAGAACAGGCGGCCGAGTTCAAAAAGAGGTGGACGCAGTATGTCAACGTCACTTTCCACATGACAGGCACAGTCAGCAGAGTCGCCTACGTCTTACATGGGCCGTACGTCAAAGTGTCCGACTGTAGATTTATAGATAACAACATAGATGGGGTGAGGCTTTCTTTAACCATAAATAACACAGAGAAAATTGTGTCTATTGCTACTAACTATAAAGATATTGGAGCAAGGCGGAATTATTTAGGGTTTGGGGGTCACTGTAAAGTTGATGACAGATATCAGACCACTCGATATGGCCTTGGGACACAACTCATccccaaacaaaacaacagcgaTAATCAGCTGTTTGACTTTGGATTCACAGTTAGTGTGGTTGTCGGGGTCGTTCTCTGCGTGGCAATCGGCTTTCTGACCATGCAGAGGAAGTTTTATGGCTGCTTCAGCAGGCTGATGCGTTGCACCCTCCTCTTTGTGCTCCTTCTCTGGGtagctgagctgctgtttgtgtccaaCAGCTGCGATCAGCTTCTCTGTGGGGTAAAATGGAAAGGTCAGGGCGCCAAAAGTGaagtaaataaacaaataagacTGTACGAGCAGCACCGGCTCCCCCTCCCCACTGTCGTCATAACAACCCTTCCCGGATCGGGATCGGAAATACTCAAGCACCTTTTCTATAACAGCTCAGACTTTGTTTACATAAGGGTTCCCACCGAGCATGTGGACATCCCCGAGACGGAGTTCGAGTTTGACTCTCTGGTTGATGCGTGTGAGTGGTCAAGGTCAGACGCCATGCACGGACGGTTTAAGATTATTCAGGGCTGGCTGCAGTCGCTGGTCCACAACACTAAGTTACACTTGCAGAACATTCAGCTGGTGGAGGGGAGCAGGGTCAAACAGCCACAGAGAACCGGGACCATCAGGGACAGGAAGAAAAGGTCCAGGACGAGAGAGTCCGCGTCCGAGCTCAAGGGTAAACTGAGAGCCAGCCTGGACAAAGACGCAGAGTACGTTCGAGAGCTGAGACGCCACGTTGAGGACTACCCCAACGCGCGAGTGGTTCTCAACATGCGCAGTGGAAGCTGGTCGCTCAAACTGCCTTTCATTCAGGAGGTGATAGGACCTTCCCTCCGGACAATCTATTTGGTGAGGGACCCCCGAGCGTGGGTTTATCTCATGCTTTATAACAGCAAACCCAGCCTTTACTCACTGAAAAACATCCCACAGCACCTCTTCTTGATATTCAAGGATGATGCTGTCAGGGATGGGTGCCCAGCCGTCGCTCCAGAGTTTAAAGCAATTCAGAAGATGCTGTCCCGCTCGGAGACAAACCCAGTTCTCATCCTGGCTCATCTATGGCTGGCTCACACGGCGGCAGTGCTGAGGGTCAGCGAGAGCCTCCCTGAGGAGGCCTTCCTCCAAGTGAGGTTCGAGGACGTGGTCAACTCGCCCCAGGAAACGGCAGAGACAATACACACTTTCCTCGGGGTGCCGGTGTCGCCCTCAGCACTCAATCAACTTGTTTTCACCACCTCCACAAACTTGTACAACCTCATGTATGAAGGAGACATCTCACCAGCCAACATTAAGATATGGAGACAGAAACTGCCTCAGAAAGACATCCGACTGATAGAGGACGTGTGTGAACCTGTGATGAAGAGGCTGGGATACACTCGGTTTGTCAGTTAA